One genomic window of Cellulophaga sp. Hel_I_12 includes the following:
- a CDS encoding helix-turn-helix domain-containing protein, whose protein sequence is MNQEVINILLYNSESPTLDFKKEDYRLGKHLKKNDILKDLMALANHPSNEDKYIFVGVKESNGMASEFFNINDPLDDANYQEFIKENIEPELQFEYRNFEYNGKLIGYLKIFDNSARPYLFKKDVKKPGTNEIEYRRGDGFIRVGSSTNKITRKDLEIIYDNRFKSKDRKNDLKITPIVGIPDDSELYELGFRYLDIEILNTSNKSIEFEIDLEVFRSNDHVLITEKEVRQIQRENHQNSHSIFGTSGPIISFSDPFFSSKDTGASIILSDMRASQYRLAQKGSLKDVFNQNLLLGVKRMNPVQGKITIRSDDFTTGLLELDLTFEIPNIA, encoded by the coding sequence ATGAACCAAGAAGTAATAAATATTTTATTGTACAATTCCGAAAGTCCAACTTTAGACTTTAAGAAAGAGGACTATAGACTTGGTAAACATTTAAAGAAAAATGATATTCTTAAAGACTTGATGGCGTTGGCCAATCATCCATCAAATGAAGATAAATATATATTTGTAGGGGTTAAAGAGAGTAATGGAATGGCAAGCGAATTCTTTAATATTAATGATCCATTGGACGATGCAAATTACCAAGAATTCATAAAGGAAAACATCGAACCTGAACTGCAATTTGAATATAGGAATTTTGAATATAATGGAAAGCTAATTGGTTACCTCAAAATATTTGATAACAGTGCGCGGCCATATCTTTTTAAAAAAGACGTAAAAAAACCTGGAACTAATGAAATAGAATACAGACGGGGAGACGGATTTATAAGGGTTGGAAGTTCAACAAATAAAATTACCCGTAAGGACCTTGAAATTATTTATGATAATAGGTTTAAGTCTAAAGACAGAAAGAATGATTTGAAAATAACTCCAATTGTTGGAATTCCTGATGACAGTGAGCTTTATGAACTTGGATTTCGCTACTTAGATATTGAAATTCTAAATACTTCAAATAAATCAATAGAATTCGAGATTGATTTGGAGGTTTTTAGGTCAAACGACCATGTGTTAATAACAGAAAAAGAGGTCCGTCAAATACAACGAGAAAATCATCAAAATAGTCATTCTATTTTTGGAACATCAGGTCCAATTATTAGTTTTTCTGATCCATTTTTTAGTTCTAAGGATACTGGTGCTTCAATAATACTCTCTGATATGCGAGCTTCACAATATAGGCTGGCTCAGAAAGGTTCATTGAAAGATGTTTTCAACCAAAACTTATTACTGGGAGTAAAAAGAATGAATCCAGTCCAAGGTAAAATAACTATAAGAAGTGATGACTTCACAACTGGTTTGCTGGAATTGGACTTGACGTTTGAAATTCCAAACATTGCATAA